From Halanaeroarchaeum sulfurireducens, a single genomic window includes:
- a CDS encoding RPA12/RPB9/RPC11 RNA polymerase family protein, which produces MQFCDECGSLMHTEGDTWVCRSCENEEPRDSQAEAAMATQDGQRDDGAPAVADATQGSTETMQEPCPADDCDSDRAYYEMMPKPGGSYEVRLFTCVECGHKWRES; this is translated from the coding sequence ATGCAATTCTGTGACGAGTGTGGTTCGTTGATGCACACGGAGGGCGACACGTGGGTGTGTCGCTCCTGTGAGAACGAGGAGCCGCGGGACTCGCAAGCAGAAGCGGCGATGGCGACCCAGGATGGACAGCGGGACGACGGGGCACCCGCCGTGGCCGACGCGACCCAGGGCTCCACCGAGACGATGCAGGAGCCCTGTCCGGCGGACGACTGCGACAGCGACCGGGCATACTACGAAATGATGCCGAAGCCGGGCGGCTCTTATGAGGTTCGGCTGTTCACCTGCGTCGAGTGCGGCCACAAGTGGCGCGAGTCCTGA
- a CDS encoding histidine kinase N-terminal 7TM domain-containing protein: MSGFQLHLPLILILLATAVGVLTTLYGLYYLKKYGGTKQATTFTVLAATITVWAFFAMLQLTATDFALSYWAYKMLHFGSFTTAPAVLFYALSEPVRKTSPITLPEPVSS; encoded by the coding sequence ATGAGCGGTTTCCAACTACACCTTCCCCTGATTCTGATTTTGTTGGCGACCGCGGTTGGCGTGCTGACGACTCTCTACGGATTGTACTATCTGAAAAAATACGGAGGGACCAAACAAGCAACCACATTCACAGTGTTAGCTGCAACCATCACGGTCTGGGCGTTTTTCGCGATGTTACAGTTAACCGCCACTGATTTTGCCCTGTCATATTGGGCGTACAAAATGCTCCACTTCGGCTCGTTCACGACCGCGCCTGCGGTATTGTTCTATGCCCTATCGGAGCCTGTCCGAAAAACATCCCCAATTACGCTGCCCGAGCCCGTCTCCAGTTGA
- a CDS encoding RNA-guided endonuclease InsQ/TnpB family protein has product MEVRRTVPVKLDVDSDDAALLRETVDEFLWAANYVVDHAWQGEYKTTSKAQLQEETYNDVREQTRLHANLVQNARNKAADAVQGVVARWKEGEYAGKPHFSNPTVVYDKRCATFHDEYVSLATVNGRIEVEYVLPDVDRDTPHSRYLDNDDYEVTGAELHNKDGEWFLHLRTKAEMESDTVEQATTGHSTVLGVDLNVNQLAVTPTGTFWSGHEFDHWRREYEKRRASLQQCGSRHAHENIQAVGRKETGRFKMMLHRIANGIIEEAAENGCTVIAFEELTGIRDRLSGASWGHKWAFERLYEYIEYKAELHGIDVEQVDPRNTSRRCSHCGFTHPDNRDGEDFECLKCGYENHADYNAAKNIGLRYLRRNQTGDGGGAPVGVRLNSEGPQVPRTMRTAKP; this is encoded by the coding sequence ATGGAGGTGCGGCGCACTGTCCCGGTCAAACTCGACGTGGACAGCGACGACGCCGCACTTCTCCGCGAGACAGTTGATGAGTTTCTGTGGGCCGCCAACTACGTCGTTGACCACGCTTGGCAGGGCGAATACAAGACGACCAGCAAGGCACAGTTACAGGAAGAAACCTACAACGACGTGCGTGAACAGACGCGATTGCACGCCAATCTCGTCCAGAACGCTCGCAACAAGGCCGCCGACGCCGTACAGGGCGTGGTCGCCCGCTGGAAGGAAGGTGAGTACGCTGGCAAACCACACTTCTCGAACCCAACCGTGGTCTACGACAAACGGTGTGCGACGTTCCACGACGAATACGTGTCACTGGCAACCGTAAACGGTCGCATCGAAGTAGAGTACGTCCTACCCGACGTGGACCGCGATACACCCCACAGCCGGTATCTCGACAACGACGACTACGAGGTGACGGGCGCGGAACTCCACAACAAAGACGGTGAGTGGTTCCTTCATCTCCGCACAAAGGCGGAGATGGAGTCTGACACGGTGGAACAGGCAACGACCGGGCACAGCACAGTCCTCGGCGTTGACCTCAACGTGAACCAACTCGCCGTCACTCCGACAGGCACCTTCTGGAGCGGCCACGAGTTCGACCACTGGCGGCGGGAGTACGAGAAGCGGCGGGCGTCACTCCAGCAATGCGGAAGCCGTCACGCTCACGAGAACATACAGGCAGTCGGGCGCAAAGAGACGGGCCGGTTCAAGATGATGCTTCACCGGATTGCGAACGGCATCATCGAAGAAGCCGCTGAGAATGGTTGTACGGTCATCGCCTTCGAGGAGTTGACCGGCATCCGCGACCGACTCTCCGGTGCCTCGTGGGGGCATAAGTGGGCGTTCGAGCGGTTGTACGAGTACATCGAATACAAGGCCGAACTCCACGGCATCGACGTAGAGCAGGTGGACCCGAGGAACACGTCACGGCGTTGCTCGCACTGTGGGTTCACCCACCCAGATAACCGCGACGGGGAAGATTTCGAGTGTCTGAAATGCGGCTACGAGAACCACGCTGACTACAACGCGGCAAAGAACATCGGACTGCGGTATCTCCGTCGTAACCAAACTGGGGACGGCGGAGGCGCACCCGTAGGCGTGCGCTTGAATAGCGAGGGACCGCAGGTCCCTCGGACCATGCGAACGGCGAAGCCGTGA
- a CDS encoding transposase, with amino-acid sequence MTSNFIRYDQDQQHLLPKDLSEWVAEDSLEQFVSDTIDYLDDQNRLETFYPEETDENRGRPQFHPVMLLKVLVFAYAQGIRSSRKIDRLLERDVAFRFLAANQQPDFRTISNFRKDHRQDFHHLFVEILQMCRQAGMAQMGDVALDGRRVQGDAALEQNRTREQIEEEIQEILDEAAEVDVEEDEEYGPENRGDELPEELQNKESRLKRLREAKAKLDKKEQIQKDEQAEKIRQREEETESGETMRGRKPTPPEEVELDEDTKANTTDPESQTLKTQDGWKQGYNGQAMVDCDSQVIVAQDVTTDANDVKQLEPMLDECEDVNGQLPSAVLGDAGYWSKENAELEDEQTELFIATTKDWKRRKELRENGPPRGPIPDSAGPKELMERKLRTKRGRDIYRKRGQSVEPVFGQHVNRGLDRFMLRGEDGAAAEWSLFSATHNLLKLWRTRWESAG; translated from the coding sequence GTGACGTCCAACTTTATCCGATACGATCAAGACCAGCAACACCTCCTGCCGAAGGACCTGTCGGAGTGGGTCGCTGAGGATAGTCTCGAACAATTCGTTTCCGACACTATCGACTACCTCGACGACCAGAATCGCCTCGAAACCTTCTACCCGGAGGAAACCGACGAAAACCGGGGCAGACCGCAGTTTCATCCCGTGATGCTGCTCAAAGTCCTGGTCTTCGCCTACGCTCAGGGCATCCGTAGCTCCAGAAAGATCGACCGCCTGCTCGAACGTGATGTCGCCTTCCGTTTTCTCGCCGCGAACCAACAGCCGGATTTCCGCACCATCAGCAACTTTCGCAAGGATCATCGCCAGGACTTTCATCATCTCTTCGTCGAGATTCTACAGATGTGTCGGCAGGCTGGGATGGCGCAGATGGGCGACGTCGCGCTTGATGGCCGACGCGTTCAGGGCGATGCCGCGCTCGAACAGAATCGAACGAGAGAACAGATTGAAGAAGAGATCCAGGAGATCCTTGATGAGGCTGCCGAAGTAGACGTGGAAGAGGACGAGGAGTACGGTCCGGAGAATCGTGGTGACGAACTGCCCGAGGAACTCCAAAACAAGGAGAGTCGGCTGAAACGGCTGCGGGAAGCGAAGGCGAAACTCGACAAGAAAGAACAGATACAGAAGGACGAACAGGCCGAGAAGATCCGCCAACGCGAAGAGGAAACGGAGTCGGGTGAAACGATGCGAGGCCGCAAGCCCACGCCGCCCGAGGAGGTCGAACTCGACGAAGATACCAAGGCAAATACGACCGACCCGGAGAGCCAGACACTCAAAACGCAGGACGGCTGGAAGCAAGGCTACAACGGTCAGGCGATGGTGGATTGTGACTCTCAGGTGATTGTCGCTCAAGACGTCACGACCGACGCCAACGACGTCAAGCAACTCGAACCGATGCTGGATGAGTGTGAAGACGTGAATGGACAGCTCCCGTCGGCTGTGCTGGGGGACGCTGGCTACTGGAGCAAAGAGAACGCCGAACTCGAAGATGAACAAACGGAGTTGTTTATCGCCACGACGAAGGACTGGAAACGGCGCAAGGAGTTGCGAGAGAACGGTCCACCACGCGGACCGATTCCGGATTCAGCCGGGCCAAAGGAGTTGATGGAACGAAAATTGCGGACGAAACGTGGGAGAGACATCTATCGCAAACGCGGTCAAAGCGTGGAACCGGTGTTTGGTCAGCACGTAAATCGTGGGTTGGATCGGTTCATGTTGCGTGGAGAGGATGGTGCGGCGGCGGAGTGGTCGCTGTTCTCGGCGACGCATAATCTCTTGAAGCTGTGGCGGACGCGGTGGGAGTCGGCTGGCTGA
- a CDS encoding glutamate-cysteine ligase family protein, translating into MTDASHVRRSVEVEYWVVDTDGALVEPGELVDASPGAEREFVEPMLEIKTTPCSTTAELRAELVDRLGAVLDRADELGKRLVPLATPIHEDEIAEITSERTRVQNEVVGEDFQYVRHCAGTHVHLEQQPGQTIDQYNTLVALDPALALVNSSPYFRGRRLAAGARSKLYRWMAYDSVPHQGRLWRYISDREDWTRRLERRYEDFLTAAREAGINREAVHADFDPESTVWTPVQLRERFGTVEWRSPDTALPSQVIQLADDLADIVANIETAEVRIEGNRGRRTDTEIVLPEFDAVIEYVNAAIRDGLRADPVRAYLDRMGFDPDGYDPLTTQLEQQHVVSPSAARNLRLEYADRLEADVRSRTSLKAD; encoded by the coding sequence ATGACCGACGCAAGCCACGTCCGCCGGAGTGTCGAAGTCGAGTACTGGGTCGTCGATACCGACGGCGCCCTCGTAGAGCCTGGCGAACTCGTCGATGCATCGCCAGGAGCCGAGCGGGAGTTCGTCGAACCGATGCTCGAGATCAAGACGACACCGTGTTCCACGACGGCCGAACTCCGTGCGGAACTGGTCGATCGCCTCGGGGCTGTGCTCGATCGGGCCGATGAACTCGGGAAGCGATTGGTCCCGCTTGCGACCCCGATCCACGAGGACGAAATCGCCGAGATCACGAGCGAACGGACCCGGGTCCAGAACGAGGTCGTGGGCGAGGACTTTCAGTACGTTCGTCACTGTGCCGGGACACACGTCCACCTCGAACAGCAGCCGGGCCAGACGATCGATCAGTACAACACGCTCGTCGCACTCGATCCCGCGCTCGCGCTGGTGAACTCCTCGCCGTACTTTCGGGGTCGTCGCCTGGCCGCTGGTGCGCGATCGAAACTGTACCGATGGATGGCATACGACTCTGTCCCCCATCAGGGGCGGTTGTGGCGCTATATCTCGGACCGGGAGGACTGGACGCGCCGGCTCGAACGCCGGTACGAGGACTTCCTCACGGCCGCCCGAGAGGCAGGGATCAACCGCGAGGCGGTCCACGCCGACTTCGATCCCGAGAGCACCGTGTGGACGCCAGTCCAGCTTCGGGAACGATTCGGGACCGTCGAATGGCGGTCGCCCGACACTGCCCTTCCGAGCCAGGTGATCCAGTTGGCCGACGACCTCGCCGATATCGTCGCCAACATCGAAACGGCCGAGGTTCGAATCGAGGGTAATCGGGGCCGTCGGACCGACACCGAGATCGTCCTCCCCGAGTTCGACGCGGTGATCGAGTATGTAAACGCGGCAATACGTGATGGTCTCCGGGCCGACCCAGTCCGGGCATACCTCGATCGCATGGGATTTGATCCCGACGGCTACGACCCGCTCACAACCCAACTCGAACAGCAGCATGTCGTCTCCCCGTCGGCGGCCCGTAATCTCCGTCTCGAATACGCCGATCGCCTCGAAGCGGACGTCCGCAGTCGGACGTCACTCAAAGCCGATTGA
- a CDS encoding short-chain fatty acid transporter: MAPAENETAVQRTGRHISRVIERWMPSPFLFAIILTLVVYVGGIGIENQGPVRMLEYWNGGFWNLLTFAMQMVLILATGYVLAYHPRIQSGIRWLARLPSNGAQAVVVVGVSAMVLAWIQWGLGLIIGAILAREVGRQAHERGMAVHYPLLGVAGYMGLGLTWHWGLSGSAPLLMNTPENVFISEGIVDQLIPTTATIFHPYTLVLLVGAIVYTAVLLYLLSPPASESEGITEFVPEEELTSNADVVKDGDGEGNAQATATPADRLNNSRVLGVILGLFGIIMTVDSLLSQGLGALNLNVVNFAFLFIGLALFTRPNVYQERFTEAVTSTSGVILQFPFYAGIMGMMNQSGLSETLAETLISLSGPTTFPAVAWITAGIANIFVPSGGGEWTVTGPAILEAAQEMGVPYGQAVIAYSVGDAHTNLFQPFWALPLLGITGLRARDMFGYAVTVMLFLTPFLAIALIMVPY, from the coding sequence ATGGCACCTGCGGAAAACGAAACGGCGGTACAGCGGACGGGGCGACACATTTCCAGGGTCATCGAGCGGTGGATGCCCAGCCCGTTCCTGTTTGCCATCATCCTGACGCTGGTCGTCTACGTCGGGGGCATAGGTATCGAAAATCAGGGTCCGGTGCGAATGCTGGAGTACTGGAACGGGGGGTTCTGGAACTTGCTGACATTCGCCATGCAGATGGTCCTGATTCTGGCAACCGGGTACGTTCTCGCGTACCATCCGAGAATCCAGTCCGGCATTCGTTGGCTGGCGCGACTCCCCTCGAACGGTGCCCAGGCAGTGGTCGTCGTCGGGGTCTCCGCAATGGTGTTGGCCTGGATTCAGTGGGGTCTCGGCCTCATTATCGGGGCGATTCTAGCTCGCGAGGTCGGACGGCAGGCACACGAGCGCGGAATGGCCGTTCACTATCCGTTGCTCGGTGTCGCGGGCTACATGGGACTCGGACTCACATGGCACTGGGGGCTCTCAGGGTCGGCGCCACTCCTGATGAACACCCCAGAGAACGTGTTCATCAGCGAGGGCATCGTCGACCAGCTCATTCCGACCACCGCGACGATCTTTCACCCCTACACACTCGTGCTCTTGGTCGGAGCCATCGTTTACACTGCTGTTCTTCTCTACTTGCTGTCTCCACCTGCATCCGAGTCCGAAGGCATCACCGAATTCGTCCCCGAAGAGGAACTGACGTCGAATGCCGATGTGGTAAAAGACGGAGACGGGGAGGGTAACGCTCAAGCGACCGCTACACCCGCCGATCGGCTCAACAACTCTCGTGTTCTCGGGGTGATTCTCGGTCTCTTTGGTATCATTATGACCGTCGACTCGCTCCTCAGCCAGGGGCTCGGTGCCCTGAACCTGAACGTGGTGAATTTCGCGTTTCTGTTCATCGGACTTGCACTATTCACCAGACCGAACGTCTATCAGGAGCGGTTCACCGAAGCGGTCACATCGACCAGCGGTGTCATCCTCCAGTTCCCCTTCTACGCCGGGATCATGGGCATGATGAATCAGTCCGGGCTCTCGGAGACGCTCGCCGAGACGCTGATCTCGCTGTCCGGACCGACCACCTTCCCGGCCGTCGCATGGATCACTGCCGGGATCGCGAATATCTTCGTCCCGTCTGGGGGCGGCGAGTGGACCGTGACCGGGCCGGCCATCCTGGAAGCAGCCCAGGAGATGGGCGTGCCGTACGGCCAGGCAGTCATCGCCTACTCCGTCGGGGACGCCCACACGAACCTCTTCCAGCCGTTCTGGGCACTGCCACTCCTCGGAATCACTGGCCTACGGGCTCGCGACATGTTCGGATACGCCGTGACGGTCATGTTGTTTTTGACCCCCTTCCTCGCAATCGCCCTGATCATGGTGCCGTACTGA
- a CDS encoding MFS transporter, which produces MTDSTSRARTAGAYLLGTWVLSAAVHVYLISPASVLPRIADGLGVPETTAIWLVSAVLVAWAATNFGVGVIIDRVGDVATISAGGVAVVGAAGVGWAFAARGLFWPLIGTRVFAGIAIGAVWIASTTLVGRLFPIERRGTALGVFTTSAPAGFAVGQVTGPWIAATAGWSAVLAVGGVLSAVAVVIFAIAHFVVGGSAVNSEEATTDSESANSTSPSVRQGFSTVLRNRTVVVGAVVAFAAYSLYLFLNSWLPTYLLEEFALSPGTSGLLAAVFPAMGVVSRAGGGIISDRLFDHRRLPVLKWSFVIATPVMVLIMVSRSVPVLLGLLILGGLVIQLTFGVVYSYVQEAVELTNEGTALSILGSTGIAGAFSAPVIAGTLIDLTGAYTAAFLYAIAVAIVGGVLVFFVADE; this is translated from the coding sequence GTGACGGACTCCACGAGCAGAGCTCGGACAGCCGGTGCCTACCTGTTGGGGACCTGGGTTCTGTCGGCGGCCGTCCACGTCTACCTCATCTCGCCGGCTAGCGTTCTTCCTCGAATCGCTGACGGGCTGGGCGTGCCCGAAACGACAGCCATCTGGCTCGTCAGTGCTGTCCTCGTCGCGTGGGCCGCGACGAACTTCGGTGTCGGTGTCATCATCGATCGGGTTGGCGATGTCGCGACCATCTCAGCCGGCGGTGTTGCTGTCGTTGGGGCTGCTGGCGTTGGGTGGGCGTTCGCCGCTCGGGGCCTGTTCTGGCCCCTGATCGGAACGCGGGTCTTCGCCGGTATCGCCATCGGCGCGGTCTGGATCGCGTCGACGACACTGGTCGGTCGCCTGTTTCCCATCGAGCGCCGCGGGACCGCGCTGGGTGTGTTCACGACGAGTGCGCCAGCAGGGTTCGCTGTCGGACAGGTGACCGGACCGTGGATCGCCGCGACAGCTGGATGGTCGGCGGTTCTCGCGGTTGGCGGAGTCCTCTCTGCGGTCGCGGTCGTGATCTTTGCCATTGCCCATTTCGTTGTCGGGGGCTCGGCGGTGAATTCCGAGGAGGCCACGACAGATAGTGAGAGCGCGAATTCGACGTCACCGTCGGTTCGTCAGGGTTTTTCAACCGTTCTCCGGAACAGGACAGTCGTCGTCGGCGCTGTGGTCGCGTTTGCCGCCTACTCGCTGTATCTATTTTTGAATAGTTGGCTTCCGACGTACCTGCTCGAGGAGTTTGCACTCTCACCCGGTACCAGTGGCCTGCTCGCCGCCGTTTTTCCCGCGATGGGCGTCGTTTCGCGGGCCGGCGGCGGTATCATTTCCGATCGGCTGTTCGACCACCGGCGGTTGCCGGTTCTCAAATGGTCGTTCGTCATCGCGACTCCCGTCATGGTACTCATCATGGTGAGTCGGTCCGTACCGGTGTTGCTGGGATTGCTGATCCTGGGTGGCCTGGTGATCCAGTTGACGTTTGGCGTCGTCTACAGCTACGTTCAGGAGGCTGTCGAACTCACGAACGAAGGGACTGCGTTGTCGATTCTGGGCAGTACCGGTATCGCCGGCGCGTTCAGCGCCCCCGTCATCGCTGGCACGCTGATCGACCTGACTGGGGCGTACACGGCCGCGTTCCTGTACGCTATTGCGGTGGCCATCGTGGGTGGTGTCCTCGTCTTCTTCGTCGCCGATGAGTGA
- a CDS encoding DUF5518 domain-containing protein, translated as MKRDELWNAGIGAVVTIVLSFTGFSALLGGGVAGYLQDVPPKRGAKTGAISGGIAVIPILLVFVVGFGLFLGQPSALGIPGGLELAIIFLVMFPLLFAWTIGLSAVGGYLGAYLRSNV; from the coding sequence ATGAAACGAGACGAACTGTGGAATGCAGGTATTGGTGCAGTAGTAACGATCGTCCTCTCGTTTACGGGCTTCTCGGCACTACTTGGCGGGGGTGTAGCGGGGTACCTACAGGATGTGCCGCCGAAACGCGGTGCGAAGACTGGTGCCATCTCCGGAGGTATCGCAGTCATTCCGATTCTTTTGGTGTTCGTTGTCGGATTCGGGCTCTTCCTCGGCCAACCGTCAGCCCTCGGGATTCCCGGCGGTCTTGAGCTTGCGATTATTTTTCTCGTCATGTTCCCGTTACTATTTGCCTGGACAATCGGATTGAGTGCTGTCGGTGGATATCTTGGCGCGTACCTCCGCTCAAACGTCTAA
- a CDS encoding ATP-binding protein: protein MGEARKWVNMKNASFVIVLLVPVFVWLFTDPVPVLFQDPRLVSIGNFSVIEHGNSSVYVLYLSAFYVIATIGLSYIVYQTWTDQSLSRGQTAILVPGIFAPMLLSVAQTFQFLPFESPGTILTPTSFSVGMAAVGYAAFRYEIFDTKALARSRTIDNMNEGYLLVDTDGKIIDANRRALTLLETATPLTGTQISTLFTCQENENMIEGGPTPTFEKSLDTETGTRTLEVSTANFATSHGQTLGTLFVMRDITARKDAERQLVKQRDNIAFLNQMLRHDIRNHLQGILGGANLLAEEIDMTTEKSEYLSMIDENAENAVDLTKSARDIANVMLESETELEPVALEPILTEEVKRVRNSYENVTVEVEGAIPHVSVRANDMIGSIFRNLFENAVKHNDSDRPKVTLAAEESDDHLSISVADNGPGIPDEMKDQIFTKGETGLNSESTGIGLYLVRSLVDSYDGSVTVEDNEPRGSIFTVTIPTLENH from the coding sequence ATGGGAGAAGCTCGCAAATGGGTGAATATGAAAAATGCATCATTCGTCATCGTACTCCTGGTGCCAGTGTTCGTCTGGCTGTTCACCGATCCTGTCCCCGTACTCTTTCAGGATCCCAGGCTCGTTTCGATCGGGAATTTCTCGGTCATCGAACACGGGAACAGTTCGGTCTATGTTCTGTACCTGTCTGCATTTTACGTCATCGCCACAATCGGCCTCTCCTACATCGTGTACCAGACCTGGACAGATCAGAGTCTTAGTCGGGGCCAAACTGCTATTCTCGTTCCTGGTATCTTTGCTCCGATGTTGCTATCCGTGGCTCAAACGTTCCAATTCCTCCCGTTCGAATCGCCTGGAACGATCCTAACACCCACCTCGTTTTCTGTTGGAATGGCCGCTGTCGGCTACGCAGCCTTTCGGTACGAGATATTCGACACGAAGGCGCTTGCCCGCTCTCGGACGATCGATAATATGAATGAGGGATATTTACTCGTTGATACAGATGGGAAAATTATCGACGCCAATCGGCGAGCGCTAACACTCCTTGAGACCGCGACGCCCCTTACAGGAACACAGATATCGACACTGTTCACGTGTCAAGAAAACGAGAATATGATCGAGGGTGGGCCGACTCCGACATTTGAGAAGAGCCTCGATACCGAAACCGGAACCCGCACGCTCGAGGTATCTACCGCCAACTTCGCCACGAGTCACGGACAGACCCTCGGCACATTGTTCGTGATGCGTGATATTACGGCTCGCAAGGACGCAGAGCGGCAGTTGGTAAAACAACGGGACAACATTGCGTTCTTGAATCAGATGCTGCGCCATGATATCCGCAACCATTTACAGGGCATACTCGGTGGGGCTAATCTGTTGGCAGAGGAGATAGATATGACAACTGAGAAAAGTGAGTATCTATCGATGATCGACGAAAACGCGGAAAACGCGGTCGACCTAACCAAATCTGCGCGTGATATCGCCAATGTAATGCTCGAGTCCGAGACGGAACTCGAACCAGTTGCTCTCGAACCCATTCTCACGGAAGAAGTCAAAAGAGTTCGAAACTCATACGAGAATGTCACAGTCGAAGTCGAGGGTGCGATTCCACACGTCTCGGTACGGGCAAACGATATGATCGGATCCATTTTTCGTAATTTGTTCGAAAACGCGGTCAAGCACAACGATTCGGATCGCCCGAAGGTGACACTAGCAGCCGAGGAGAGCGATGATCATCTTTCCATTTCTGTTGCAGACAATGGACCTGGGATTCCAGACGAAATGAAAGATCAGATATTCACAAAAGGAGAAACCGGGTTGAATAGTGAAAGCACAGGGATTGGGTTATACCTCGTACGCTCGCTTGTCGACAGTTATGATGGGTCGGTGACGGTCGAAGACAATGAACCAAGAGGCAGTATATTTACAGTTACGATTCCAACATTAGAGAATCACTGA
- a CDS encoding CPBP family intramembrane glutamic endopeptidase yields the protein MSSSTLSWVDRHRLASFILIAYGFTWTVQGALAWSGMEASWTHSLLIGFGGFGPPIGAAVVVWASGGSLRTWVSQMFKWRIGAKWWAIVFLLPLFILVMGVGLFVVAGGPIDLTSFESPFIYFFVIAWGTVLGGGQEDLGWRGFMLPVLQEKYSAFVSSMFIGIAWAGWHLPLFINPTTTHGGWPLSQQLLWIVSIFAGAILWTWMYNGTGGSVLAVAVFHAGINGMGLYHPADIPVLMPKGVPDPWLSLLSEVTGAIPLVIVAISLLVVYGPKKLANRDPPGKEAAGLPSRP from the coding sequence ATGTCCTCATCTACCCTTTCGTGGGTCGATCGACATCGGCTGGCGAGTTTCATCCTTATCGCCTACGGGTTCACGTGGACGGTCCAGGGCGCACTGGCTTGGTCGGGGATGGAAGCGTCGTGGACGCACTCATTACTGATCGGATTCGGCGGCTTCGGCCCTCCTATCGGTGCCGCTGTCGTCGTCTGGGCCAGCGGTGGCAGTCTCCGGACGTGGGTGTCCCAGATGTTCAAATGGCGGATTGGAGCGAAATGGTGGGCCATCGTCTTCCTGTTACCATTGTTCATTCTCGTCATGGGAGTGGGGCTATTTGTGGTCGCCGGAGGTCCCATCGATCTCACCTCCTTCGAATCGCCGTTTATCTATTTCTTCGTGATTGCATGGGGCACGGTCCTGGGGGGCGGGCAAGAAGACCTCGGCTGGCGCGGGTTCATGCTCCCCGTGCTGCAGGAAAAGTACAGCGCTTTCGTCTCCAGTATGTTCATCGGCATTGCCTGGGCGGGCTGGCATCTTCCGTTGTTCATCAACCCGACGACGACTCACGGCGGGTGGCCACTCTCCCAACAGCTGCTATGGATCGTCTCGATCTTCGCCGGAGCCATCCTCTGGACGTGGATGTACAACGGTACTGGTGGAAGTGTGCTTGCCGTCGCCGTATTTCACGCCGGCATCAATGGGATGGGTCTGTACCATCCTGCGGACATCCCGGTACTGATGCCAAAGGGCGTCCCCGACCCCTGGCTCAGCCTCCTTTCAGAGGTGACAGGAGCGATACCCCTCGTGATTGTGGCGATCAGCCTCCTCGTCGTCTATGGGCCCAAGAAACTCGCGAACCGGGACCCACCTGGGAAAGAAGCTGCCGGGCTCCCCTCGAGGCCGTAA
- a CDS encoding type 1 glutamine amidotransferase, with translation MDTPRIALLNAGHAAVETRRNFERELDAELVEFNCPEGEFPSSFAFDGCVVTGSAASVYWDEPWIERLKQWVGEAVAAGLPFLGVCYGHQLLASVLGGEVEDMGEYELGYRTIHHDGENRLLDGIEEEFTAFTTHSDRVTQTPPGANVFARNDYGIQGFRTDRVFAVQFHPEYDLEMARTITKKKDLDEERIDAVLATITDENYRAASETKQLFDNFLAYVESVQTGRTTVESPTPQTD, from the coding sequence ATGGACACGCCACGAATCGCACTGTTGAATGCAGGACATGCAGCCGTCGAGACGCGGCGAAACTTCGAGCGGGAACTGGACGCCGAACTCGTCGAGTTCAACTGTCCAGAGGGAGAGTTTCCGTCGTCGTTTGCGTTTGACGGTTGTGTCGTCACGGGATCGGCGGCCTCGGTCTACTGGGATGAGCCCTGGATCGAGCGGCTCAAGCAGTGGGTCGGCGAGGCTGTCGCGGCTGGACTGCCGTTTCTCGGTGTCTGTTATGGCCATCAGCTTCTGGCGAGCGTTCTGGGCGGGGAAGTCGAGGATATGGGCGAATATGAACTCGGCTACCGGACGATTCACCACGACGGCGAGAACCGTTTGCTCGACGGCATCGAAGAGGAATTCACCGCGTTCACGACACATTCCGACAGGGTTACTCAGACGCCTCCCGGTGCGAACGTGTTCGCTCGAAACGACTACGGAATCCAGGGCTTCCGGACGGATCGCGTCTTTGCGGTTCAGTTCCATCCCGAATACGATCTCGAGATGGCCCGCACCATCACAAAAAAGAAGGACCTCGATGAGGAGCGGATCGACGCTGTCCTCGCAACCATTACCGATGAGAACTATCGAGCAGCCAGCGAGACGAAACAGTTGTTCGATAACTTCCTGGCGTACGTCGAGAGCGTCCAGACCGGTCGCACTACCGTCGAGTCGCCAACCCCCCAAACTGACTGA